Proteins from a genomic interval of Paenibacillus sp. RC334:
- a CDS encoding DUF1294 domain-containing protein, translating to MQTGLLVWLLFINAVGYLVMSEDKKRARKHRDRVPERTLFLLALIGGALGVLIAMYRKRHKTRHMSFRLGIPALLFVNALLYGYFLR from the coding sequence TTGCAGACAGGCTTGTTGGTGTGGCTGCTGTTTATAAATGCAGTAGGCTATCTGGTAATGTCGGAAGACAAAAAGAGGGCGCGTAAGCACCGTGATCGGGTACCCGAACGGACGCTATTTTTGCTGGCCCTGATTGGGGGAGCGTTGGGCGTGCTGATTGCAATGTACCGCAAACGCCACAAAACGCGGCATATGAGCTTCAGACTGGGTATTCCTGCGTTGCTGTTCGTTAATGCATTGCTGTACGGGTATTTTTTACGGTAA
- a CDS encoding universal stress protein: MLFSKILLAYDGSEASNKALLKAAELTKASPSSQLEVVTAFDFPRIFMGEGLAPIPASVNKEYYDLAEQTTDEVKKRLADQGIDAKVELIQGSPAEVILDYANENGFDVIVIGSRGLGGIREFVLGSVSHNVVQHARIPVLVVK; encoded by the coding sequence ATGTTATTTTCGAAAATATTGCTTGCTTATGACGGTTCCGAGGCATCCAACAAGGCCTTGCTGAAGGCAGCAGAATTAACCAAGGCATCACCGTCCTCGCAGCTTGAGGTTGTAACAGCATTTGATTTTCCGCGTATATTCATGGGGGAAGGTTTGGCTCCGATTCCAGCTTCGGTGAATAAAGAATATTACGATTTGGCGGAGCAAACCACGGATGAGGTCAAAAAACGGCTTGCCGACCAGGGCATTGACGCTAAGGTGGAGCTGATTCAGGGTTCGCCAGCTGAAGTTATTTTGGATTATGCGAATGAAAATGGCTTTGATGTGATTGTGATCGGCAGCCGTGGTTTGGGCGGTATTCGTGAATTTGTGTTAGGCAGCGTCAGTCATAATGTGGTGCAGCATGCACGCATTCCTGTGCTGGTCGTGAAGTAA
- a CDS encoding DNA topoisomerase III translates to MKVLVLAEKPSVAREIARVMGSREKHKSYIEGPKYVVTWALGHLVGLAEPEDYDSKYATWNLEDLPILPKSTKLKVLRESNHQFKAVQQLMKRQDIGELIVATDAAREGELLARWIIQMANWKKPFHRLWISSQTDKAIKEGFAKLLPGQQFDRLYESARCRAEADWMIGLNVTRALTCRYNAQLSAGRVQTPTLGMIMEREKEITQFRSQEYDTLTADFGDFQATWRAENGDSRMFDRTQAEALRRKLEGVKGMVASVKKSEKNEPHPLAYDLTELQRDANQRYGFSAKQTSNVLQRLYEQHKLVTYPRTDSRYLTSDMVDTLKERLNSVAVGPYASLARPLLRKSLTVSKRIVDDSKVTDHHAIIPTEQTLLLNQLGPEERKLYDLIARRFISLFYPPARYDAVAVAVTVEQETFQVKGTTIKDSGWRAVYDGSLYDTDDEAEEREDNGSGVILPELKKGDSVRVQRCLVRAGRTMPPKRYTEAALLAQMEKHGLGTPATRADLIEKLVSSDTIERQGNVMHPTGKGKQLIELAAPQLRTPELTARWEAELERIARGQGQPGPFLDSIRAMAKELVSTVKNSSAEYKPHNVTNSHCPDCGAKLLEKKGKQGKFLVCPSVDCGYRRSGEKRLSNRRCPQCHKKMEMKEGKAGLYVRCLSCGITETLDKDKQRVNKREQQKLVRQYEKQEPLGSSLGDLLKAALEQKQGK, encoded by the coding sequence ATGAAGGTATTAGTATTAGCAGAAAAACCATCCGTAGCCAGAGAGATTGCACGTGTGATGGGAAGCCGTGAGAAGCATAAAAGCTATATAGAGGGGCCTAAGTATGTTGTGACGTGGGCGTTAGGACATTTGGTTGGACTGGCAGAGCCGGAGGATTATGATTCTAAGTATGCGACCTGGAATTTGGAGGACCTGCCGATCCTTCCAAAGAGTACCAAGCTGAAGGTACTGCGGGAAAGCAATCATCAGTTCAAGGCTGTGCAGCAGCTCATGAAGCGGCAGGACATTGGAGAGCTTATTGTGGCAACGGATGCTGCTCGTGAAGGGGAGCTGTTGGCACGTTGGATTATACAAATGGCGAACTGGAAAAAGCCTTTCCACCGCTTGTGGATTTCATCACAGACGGACAAGGCGATTAAGGAAGGTTTCGCGAAGCTGTTGCCTGGACAGCAGTTTGATCGTTTGTATGAATCGGCTCGTTGTCGGGCTGAAGCAGACTGGATGATTGGTCTGAATGTGACTCGCGCATTGACCTGTCGCTATAACGCTCAGCTTTCGGCGGGAAGAGTACAGACACCGACGCTGGGGATGATTATGGAACGTGAGAAGGAAATTACTCAGTTTCGTTCTCAGGAATATGATACATTGACGGCGGACTTTGGTGATTTTCAGGCAACTTGGCGTGCGGAAAATGGCGATTCACGCATGTTTGACCGTACTCAAGCAGAGGCTTTGCGCCGCAAATTGGAAGGCGTCAAAGGCATGGTTGCCAGTGTCAAAAAAAGTGAAAAGAATGAGCCACACCCGTTGGCTTATGATTTAACCGAGCTGCAAAGGGATGCCAACCAGCGCTACGGCTTTTCGGCCAAGCAGACATCTAATGTGCTTCAACGTCTGTATGAGCAGCATAAGCTGGTCACGTATCCACGTACAGACAGCCGTTATCTGACATCCGATATGGTGGATACCCTTAAGGAACGGCTTAATAGTGTGGCTGTAGGCCCGTATGCTTCCTTGGCACGTCCGTTACTGCGCAAGAGCTTGACGGTCTCGAAGCGAATTGTGGATGACAGCAAAGTAACAGATCACCATGCGATCATCCCTACAGAGCAGACGTTGTTACTTAATCAGCTAGGCCCGGAGGAACGTAAGCTGTATGATCTGATTGCGCGGCGATTTATCAGTCTTTTCTATCCACCTGCTCGTTATGATGCTGTAGCGGTTGCAGTAACGGTAGAGCAGGAAACGTTTCAAGTCAAAGGCACGACAATAAAAGATAGTGGCTGGCGTGCTGTATATGACGGAAGTCTCTATGATACGGACGACGAAGCAGAGGAACGTGAGGACAACGGAAGTGGTGTTATTTTACCTGAACTGAAAAAAGGGGATTCCGTCCGGGTTCAGCGTTGCCTTGTGCGTGCTGGACGAACGATGCCGCCGAAGCGGTATACGGAAGCGGCACTACTTGCTCAGATGGAGAAGCATGGTCTGGGTACTCCTGCTACTCGCGCGGATCTGATTGAGAAGCTGGTTAGCTCGGATACAATTGAGCGTCAGGGAAATGTAATGCATCCAACGGGGAAAGGCAAGCAACTGATTGAGCTGGCAGCTCCACAGCTAAGAACACCGGAGCTGACGGCACGTTGGGAAGCGGAGCTGGAACGAATCGCGCGTGGTCAAGGGCAACCAGGACCGTTCCTGGACTCCATTCGTGCGATGGCGAAAGAGCTGGTTTCCACTGTGAAAAATAGCAGTGCCGAATACAAGCCCCATAACGTGACAAACAGCCATTGCCCGGATTGTGGTGCAAAGCTTTTGGAGAAGAAGGGCAAACAGGGCAAGTTCCTCGTATGTCCAAGTGTGGATTGCGGCTATCGCCGTTCGGGAGAAAAACGTTTGTCGAATCGTCGTTGTCCGCAGTGCCATAAAAAAATGGAAATGAAAGAGGGCAAGGCGGGGTTGTATGTAAGATGTCTGTCTTGTGGCATTACCGAGACGCTGGACAAGGACAAGCAACGGGTAAACAAACGTGAACAGCAGAAGCTGGTAAGACAATATGAAAAGCAGGAGCCTCTTGGCTCCAGTCTGGGTGATCTACTGAAAGCAGCCTTGGAACAAAAGCAGGGGAAATAA
- a CDS encoding DUF4023 family protein, whose amino-acid sequence MESTHEYVEKLRENAKKAERNRKRGKGTPSASLPTKQHTNNP is encoded by the coding sequence ATGGAAAGCACCCATGAATACGTCGAAAAGCTGCGGGAAAATGCAAAAAAGGCAGAACGCAACCGTAAAAGAGGAAAAGGAACTCCCAGCGCCAGCTTGCCAACCAAACAGCATACCAACAATCCTTAA
- a CDS encoding type II asparaginase, translating to MTNMKKMTMIPLLASFILGSTLWSGGFTANAAAAATTSTTVPPSATTITDKSEKPQTNNLPNIKILATGGTIAGSSAVNTDTTDYKAGALGVETLINAVPEMKSIANVSGEQVVNVGSPDINNDILLKLAKRTNELLARDDVDGIVITHGTDTLEETAYFLNLVVNSDKPVVVVGSMRPATAISADGPFNLYNAVKVAGASASKGQGVLVLLNDRIGAARYITKTNTTAVDTFKSVEQGYLGAVVGDQVYYYNKSTHKHTTASMFDISILTQLPQVDILYEYQNNGRYLYDAAVAAGAKGIVVAGSGNGSLSKTSTEGAEAAGKKGVIIARSSRVGSGIVSPSTKDAASNFVSTDSLNPQKARILLMLALTQTHDVKEIQSFFNEY from the coding sequence ATGACTAACATGAAAAAAATGACAATGATTCCCCTGCTGGCCAGCTTTATTCTCGGAAGTACCTTATGGAGTGGTGGTTTTACCGCTAACGCTGCGGCAGCAGCTACCACCAGCACGACTGTACCTCCATCTGCCACTACCATCACCGATAAATCTGAGAAACCACAAACGAATAATCTACCCAACATTAAAATACTTGCTACTGGGGGAACCATCGCAGGGTCATCTGCCGTCAACACCGATACAACCGACTACAAAGCAGGCGCGTTGGGTGTCGAGACTCTGATTAACGCCGTTCCTGAAATGAAAAGTATTGCAAACGTCAGCGGTGAACAGGTTGTCAACGTGGGCAGTCCTGACATTAATAATGATATCCTTTTAAAACTCGCCAAACGTACGAATGAACTGCTCGCCAGAGATGATGTAGACGGAATCGTTATTACTCATGGTACAGATACGCTGGAAGAAACCGCTTATTTCCTCAATCTGGTCGTCAATAGCGATAAGCCTGTGGTTGTCGTTGGCTCCATGCGTCCAGCTACAGCAATCAGCGCCGATGGTCCTTTTAACCTTTATAATGCTGTCAAAGTCGCCGGGGCTTCAGCCTCCAAAGGTCAAGGCGTACTCGTACTGCTAAATGACCGTATCGGTGCAGCGAGATACATTACCAAAACGAACACGACAGCAGTCGATACGTTCAAGTCTGTGGAGCAGGGATACCTGGGAGCTGTTGTGGGAGATCAAGTGTACTACTACAACAAATCTACACACAAGCATACAACTGCTTCTATGTTCGATATTTCCATTCTGACCCAACTGCCTCAGGTAGATATTTTATACGAATATCAAAATAACGGGCGCTATCTGTATGATGCAGCCGTAGCGGCAGGTGCCAAAGGGATCGTCGTGGCAGGCTCCGGCAATGGTTCCTTGTCCAAGACCTCTACAGAAGGTGCTGAGGCAGCAGGTAAAAAAGGAGTCATCATCGCACGTTCCAGCCGTGTAGGGAGCGGGATCGTCTCTCCGTCAACGAAAGACGCAGCGTCCAACTTTGTTTCCACTGACTCGCTCAATCCGCAAAAAGCACGGATCTTGCTCATGCTTGCTTTGACTCAAACGCATGATGTTAAAGAAATTCAGTCCTTCTTTAATGAATACTAA
- a CDS encoding ketoacyl-ACP synthase III — MLNSKAKLTALGTYVPERILTNADLEKLVDTSDEWIVQRTGMRERRIAAEDQYVSDLCIQAVTRMINLYNVNINEVDMIIVATSTPDYYFPSTASRIQAYFNIPDTGSMDVSAACAGFTYGLHLANGLITGGLHRKVLVVGAETLSKITDYTDRTTCILFGDGAGAALVECDEDEGSFLTADIGTYGQGGVHLYRAGLSDYLDGEKLQTNGFLVQNGREVYKWAVRSVPAGVERLLEQAGMKNEDLDWFVPHSANLRMIESICERGAIPLEKTLTSVEFYGNTSAASIPLALQCGLDDGRLRYGQRVLLYGFGGGLTYAGLLLKWSVPDL; from the coding sequence TTGTTGAATTCTAAAGCAAAGCTTACGGCCCTGGGTACTTATGTACCTGAACGGATTTTGACGAATGCTGACTTGGAGAAGCTTGTGGATACTAGTGACGAGTGGATTGTGCAACGAACGGGTATGCGTGAACGGCGAATTGCGGCTGAAGATCAATATGTATCTGATTTATGTATTCAGGCCGTTACACGTATGATTAACCTCTATAACGTAAATATAAACGAAGTTGATATGATCATTGTAGCAACAAGTACACCTGATTACTACTTTCCAAGTACAGCTTCACGGATTCAGGCGTATTTTAATATTCCAGATACGGGATCCATGGATGTAAGTGCAGCATGTGCAGGGTTCACCTATGGACTTCACCTGGCTAATGGCCTTATTACGGGTGGTCTACACCGTAAGGTGTTAGTGGTGGGAGCGGAAACGTTGTCTAAAATTACAGATTATACGGACCGGACGACTTGTATACTTTTTGGAGACGGCGCAGGGGCTGCTCTTGTTGAATGTGACGAGGATGAAGGATCATTTTTAACCGCAGATATCGGAACTTATGGACAAGGGGGAGTTCATCTATATCGTGCAGGTTTATCTGATTATTTAGATGGAGAAAAGTTGCAAACTAATGGATTTCTTGTTCAAAATGGACGTGAGGTTTATAAATGGGCTGTTCGCTCTGTCCCAGCGGGAGTAGAACGGTTATTGGAGCAGGCTGGAATGAAGAATGAGGATCTTGACTGGTTTGTACCGCATAGCGCCAATCTGAGAATGATCGAATCCATATGTGAACGAGGGGCAATACCTTTGGAAAAGACGCTGACAAGTGTAGAGTTTTATGGCAATACATCGGCGGCATCTATTCCTTTGGCTTTACAGTGCGGTTTGGATGATGGGCGTTTACGGTATGGGCAGCGGGTATTGTTATATGGGTTCGGAGGGGGCCTGACTTATGCAGGCCTGCTGTTAAAATGGAGCGTGCCTGATTTGTAA